The Sabethes cyaneus chromosome 1, idSabCyanKW18_F2, whole genome shotgun sequence DNA segment tgaacggccaaaatcccaatcacTCGATACTTATATCTCAGTCGAAAAATACAAGTTAATTAACAGTCaacattattatattttaagctcggttaatgctagtattaCGAATCAATGTGACTAGTTTAAACCTTCaacagaagccaccagacaaaagacGATAGGTGGTTCTGTACGACGTTCTATTGTAACATTTTAGAAATGATGTTAACTATGTATTTTATGTAGAACTGCTAGCCATCTCACATGGTTGAAGGCATGAGAATCTAGGAATTGTTTGTTTGACTTTTCGTTCACTCAACTTTCGttttctgctaagacgctcaaaaacaaacttttgttatattatatactgtttatgtgctttcacaacagcgcaatgttgctgtagattaaaccaaattaattttgcttcttttgcatgagaaattgggaattgtttgtttcaaaacgctatatctcgagaacgggacggaacacctcgtggttttgagtgattcttatgtaaaaaagtctgaggaatacgatcgtgttgaaatttttgagatcaaattgtactcattgagagaaaaatacaaatttagttttcagatggaaaataaaagtatttgacagcactgccgcaaaaaactaatatttttgtcggattcctcagatgatttcccatgaaaatgtagaacaaatttttttttctaaattgaatatttacgaagatataagcaaaacaaaataagcccatttgacgaaaatgatgctttttctaataaaaggggggggggggggtccccaAAAACCGAAGGAAagttcaatcggcaccaaacttgggatttttgcttcttgacccaaaacgaacaatctggccgagtttggtgaaaatccgagaaggtcgattacaggtgactcggacacttgacgtggaatgacccataagtgtcgttttgctttgccgattgactgtcctgccgaaaacataaagtttgagAATCAtcaacagtcgatagctccacttTGATACAttattaaggttcaaacacgggtCATCATAAAAGTTTGTTGCTATTATTTTTGCTTTCAAAAGAATCAGTACTTGTTAGGACATCATTGTACCTCGAAATCAAATAAGTGGTTAAATTCATGTGAATGTTACATGCAAAGTTCGGTGGATGAGAATTacatgttttcacgtaaactggaCTGGGGGGGCTAAAAGccccccaaggaacttttctggctacgcccgtgggaaggagcaacacacaggcacaatcttcagtaaatctagttagttcgtctgctttcccaatgaaatggatattgtcgatagaacagcatctgtggtggtggctgaacaaactaaaactcaaaatagcgaagattgggttgaagaaaaatgcgtccaaactaaagtaccgttaaccgttaatatgacgcacacgctaaaagctggtagctcggtcctaataacgactgagtttattttgtttcgaGTATCGAggcgctatgctgcccgttctcccgatactcgacacctAATCTCCTAATCTCAAAtgtccggtgggccctttggctcccagtccgccccaaTACTGGGTACAAGAACACTTATGaagatgctagaattatagttaagtgttggggtattttggttgttggttaaggtatatatgaagatatattttgtattttttggataccagaatagtgattattgtgctGGTGGCAGGTGAGCGCGTGAATgtcctctagaaaatagtttcttGCTGGCGGTAGGTACGTGCTGGGAACCAATGGAGTATCGTAGAACAGTTTTCAAGCATGATTTGGAAGCTTTAGGTTAATacttaaattgttacgtagcggtttttgaaaattcgaaaaattaccaaaatggtggcaatttttccaaaaggttttttttcatcaaaaatcaccaattgaaattgaaaaaattgaaaaattgagatatcaaaaaacagctacgtaacaattcagataattcatttttacatgctgaaaaataaTTTCAGGCTAATCGGTTCACTAACTtttgagatacacgtaccgccagctaaagaaacatggtttcggggaaaacacgttcaaaatttcgtacagcaatggacttcccttgaggtgacccacaatatttgccgtaagttttcaacgagatcagacaTTAAAGGAGgattttggcatgacatttctgaaggtaaaagcgtcttgaaaatgcaaaaaaataaaattcgatttttccgactctccagagtagggtccccctttAAAGTAGGTAatcgtacccatttctacaatcgtaagaacatggccaggtgtatggtgtacttacgagtacatcatatcagccacccatgatgtgtacggttgtctatgctatgctatgctatgctatttatgtagccgtgaaaagcggaagagaggagacgcgaagagaatctcgcattgtcacataggtcaatcttattattttatcattgtttattatataaaaaaatcatctGATAACATATGGTCTTAATGATCTAAAGTAACATAAAATATCACATACTTTTATTAATTCGTTGACAGAAGGTCTTTGTGGATACCTTAAAATCGAATAAATGATACGCCTTTTGGAATCGTCCGTTCACACTCATCATAGGGTCATTATTGCCATATACAGTGTTTCTAGGAGGTTGTCGTAGCCACGTTCTGGGCCTTAGAATGCGTTATGGTGCATAGACAAGAAGTTCACCAAGCAGTGCAAGACTTTCAATCTCAGCTTgtaaaatttttgcaccaaaCACAGCTCGTTTGGTATTCCGTCGATCTTCCAATGTTTCGATGTCAATCAATGCACACTGGTCTTTATAAGAAGGtctttattatctacaatattgctgaatacaTTTTGCTGTTTCTTCTGatttacgatgctacaatgccaaattttgcttggctgtcaaatgaatcaaagttTAATTAAAGTTAGGGTGTCGacttaaattcaaaaataaaactcCCTGACTCCCTGTTTTTCCCTGACCCTTAAAACTCGATTACAAAGCTTATTTAGgcgatttctggctttagtttttaaCCCTATTGCATGGACTTTGCgaacttctgaaaactaaagtcaGATTTATTCATGTTTTATGACCTAATACCAATGATTCTTAAGGAGATAAGTGACTAAAGATTTTTGGTAGAAAAATACGCGTTTCTGCTGGCTACGGCAAAAGTCTAACTAAATATATTGTAAgaatatgttaaaataaaagcaatcatCATCAATCAgcaaaaaacttcaatcaaCATATTGTTTGAGTTGATATGGAAACATAACTAGGGTGATTTGGACAAGACAGTGTATGTAAACGTATGGTTTTACTCGAAATAACTGTGAAATCTGTggataaagatgggtcaagttctaaaggacggttatacccatggctttgcgaCAAATCATGattccgatgatgctaaggacgaatAAGGTTCAAGGGGACCTATGGGGAGCACACaacatgaaaattcaagacCCTAGCTCTTAGATCGATCATATCTTGATTAACTGTCGACACTTTTTGGAAATCATCAATGCACGGTTTTTTCGGGGATTTTATCAACtatgaccactatctcgtcgtaaaactcgcgcaaggttatcgaaatcggcgaagatcacactgagaggacgctgcgtttcaacatccagcggttgacggcagatgacGATGGCGAGATGCGgaatacaccagaaagcttgattaACGAATCACAGAATAGCAGGGGGAAGAAGATGtaagtgggctgtggaggattctccatggcgccaacaactacgagggaagtggtaggcacgacttttgaaagacagcgtaacagcttgtttgatgccGAATGGCAGATTAGAAGAACCATGCCAAGAGTCGCGTGCTCACTCCGGGTACACgttagaacagaaaaaaaaatataaaaagactAGAGCTATGGGAAAAAGAACGCACTGTTTAAAAAATAATGTGAGTACGAGAAGTACTCGCCGTGCTCGTGCCGTCAGTAACGACATCAGGAATATCTACAAAACGGGGAGGaattgccatgcctgtgatatgCAATGGTAGTGCAGACAACCTCCTTACTGACAAGACAGCAAGCATCCagatggaaggagcacttccagacgctgttgaatggagaggttaACACGGAGATCGGTAGGAACAGCGTGTAAGCGATAGTCAAGTTGTGGAGCCGCTAACACAGGAGGAGAATAAAAAGACAATTAACAAGATAAAGAACGATAAGGCTGCAGCGATGGACGGTATcacggctgaacttctaaacgcGGGGAGCAAGCGGCTTTACGAAGTGATCCACCGAATCATTGTCAGAATCTGAATGGAAAAATAAATGCCGGAGGAGGGGTTGGTTAACCtaatttgccctattttcaaagGAGGAATcgattcgagtgtaaaaactattgagGCATACTGTTCAATCCTACTTTCATGATGTTGGAAGGACTGAGACATATGGCAACGATGAAGGCCGCGAAGTAAAACGGCGCATTGCAGACGCGAATAGAACTTTCTGTGGATTACGTAGTCAGCTGCAGTCCCGtagaaattctacagaacgcACTATGTTAATGTTCCCGGCGACCGTTTACGgatatgaatcatggacgctgaaAGAAGATGATCAAAGAATGCTGGAGGCTTTTGGCGTAAATTTCTATGATCAATGCTGGTGAAAACGTTGTAGATCGCGAGTAAATTACAGTCTGCCTCTCAATTTGTGCTCGTGATGTCGGTACCGTAAAGTGCGCGAGGCCTGAAgatgccgatttcgagcactactgCAAGTGAAATCTGACagttgtacggcgcaaaacaaataaaagttttaattcaaccgatcaagcTGCGcatattttacatagaaattaCCGTGGAAGCACCAAATTTGACGCGGTtaagaaattttcaatttcaaatattaATTACAAAATAACGGTTTGGCCAATAAAGTCAAGGTCAAggtcaaggttagtcaagagaggttttctgatgttcgaatttgtttttcacccccgctgggttatcCTTCGgttaccgaaattttcaaagcggaaactgttgaatgtataaacaacgttgatggttgctaaccaatcgttccgcgcacttctgttctataaACTGTGAAAACAGTTTGTAGATGAATGAATTTTGCAATGTGCCTTATTTGACGAAAAGTGTTTCTTATTCGACGCACttgaaaaattagtataatttaacaaaaacgacaaagtattttgtattttagatGACTGCGCATTATTTTAAATAGTTACACAAGGTTTTCATTATTTGTGTGGCTGTATTTTACCCCAATTTTTGCGAAAACGGCGAGAGAACTGGGACAGCCGATATGTTTATATTGCAACCACAAGCAGGCTATTCAAAAATCTGTCATAATTTATGTCAATAGAAATTCTGGAAATGACTTTTCTAAAACAGCTGTACGTTGTTTTAAAAGACAGCTAGGAAAGTGTCCAGATTTAGGGTGTCGCAGGAAAAACTAAATTAGccgcttttttttgtatgggcttatcactttgaccacaacattattgatctattgtaatgttgcccgggtgtatgctatattctgcactgcatttctgtgctttatcgttattgagtaaacgataagcttatatttttttatgcgtgcttatgtgttgagggttttacccatgcttcgatgcatgtcctactataccaaacctgtttcgcctcgttatagttagcactggtgagtcctcctgaggttcaaaaccatttcctcattaggtgctcataccagtatactaaccataagaagcgtcttcgggataatgtagaactcagcatgaaggaagggtgatgaggggccagagaataaacccatgctaaagtcactttgacatcgaatggcctgattctactaagattcgaacccatgaccattcgcttgtcaaagcagactcgggaaccttgcggctacagagccccctgcCGCTTACCGGAAACTGCAGTAACTGCAGGATTGGATCAGACAGACAAGCGAAAAAAGTATCCTAATTTAACCTTAATCCTAAATCAATATTTTTGATTGCCCTACCCCTTTGGGGAACTTGATTTTACTCATAAGCGAAACAAGTCATTTACAGTTTATAGGACCTCCTCTTCAACGCTAAAACTATATGTTTGCCCTGAGAAAGTGTTTTCTACAGCTTCTTCCGACGAACTGTGATATCTGTAACACCTAATGAGATGGTATACTGTTGAACCAATACCTTTCTTGATGTCTTACGACATTTTTAGTGTCGGAATAGATGACATACTTTTTATATCTTACTCTGTAAATAATAAGAAACACTAAGAGCCTAAATTGACCCAAAACATTTTTATCCAGAAATAAGCATAATAGCTTTTAGCTTttagcgaaaaaaacaaagtgaattttttaatcgagcaaaaaaaaggtttatacagggatacctcgatataagacaatttataatttcaaaaagttgtcttatatcgaaattgtcttatattgatacatgattttttcaaaaaaaaaattgccttagTGGTCGccattttgctctgtgttgtgtgtttacattttttaaactatttattattgtttgaactattacatttttacaatttttagagttattttgaaataatgaacatcctCATGATCATCCTCCTCTGgcatcgttaccagctatgtcaaagggatttgtttcgatataagacaaaaattgtcttatatcgaattgtcttatatcgaggttgttttataacgaggctgtcttatatcgaggtatacctgtacgtgaaaaccgaatctattcttgcttataatatatacgttattattttctatgcaaaaaaaaaacgaaaaaaaacaaaaacgaaggaataattttttgaacgattttcggaaattctattgttcgaatttccatttctgttatttctgtttcgtgctagaagcgttaattcaactcggagactcatttttcgagtttttcagactgtagagcccacagacaattgattttataaacagtaatttgactcatattctacaaattatttttttgccccccgatttttcaagccaatttccaaggggggggggggggggtgacaaaaactttaaatatgatttgcaatggccttattataaATGACCGATCAAAAGTTTTTTTGGCACGAATGCGTTTTATAAGTGTAAAGAAAGGGTCAAAGGTACATTTTTGCGAAATCTTAACAGGCAAGATAAGTTATTATCGAAAATTTCTGAAAAGTGCGTGAACTATGGACCTGCGTCAAATTTGGTGCGTCCACGGTAATTCGATTCCGAAGTTGGTAAACAATATTGCCGACTGGATAAAATTTCCCTgaatgaatttcgaaattccctgatccaaaattaAATTCCCGGATAATCCCTGATTTTCCAgatttttccaggaaatcgacactcTGAAAGTTATCAAACCATCTTTGCTTTGCATCATAGCAAACCTGTTATGCAACACCTCTAAGTATTTGGAATTGCATAATTAGTTCATTTAGTTTCATATGACTTCCAGACTTCCAgaccatttatgggcagtaaggCAGGTTGGTGCATTTGTTTAATACCATGTATGACTATGTATCTAGAATACGGAAGCCTTTCTCGTGTGTTGACAAAACTTATGAGATTTCATTTAAATGAGATTTAATTTAAAAGCTAGAATCGAAGTCTCTTTCAAATCGGATTCGAAATCAACTTCTCCCAAGTCCTGTGAGGAGAAGTAGGGAACCTGAAAGGAGAAgctgagttcgaatccggttataattggctccagTTCGGTTTGATCAGCAGATCCCCCAATTTGGGTAAACAGGAAAGGTAGACAACTTCCAAAGCGtcgcttcaatgaccctccttcATCTAAATTTCTGCACTTTCCATTTCACGTTTTGCCCATTCTGTTGgacactatcaacacctttgtttcattactttcttttaccgtCGAATGTAAAACCTagcgttataaaaaaaatcaaatatttttaatgaaccTATCACAGAGATTCGTGATGAAATTAaagaaatgaaatattttataaatctgTCGCTTGTTGGTTGCAATTAAATCATTGCAATAAattgtaatctatacctataaagaaggatttctgtctgtctgtctgtctgtctgtctgtctgtctgtctgtctgtctgtctgtctgtctgtcctgtgttccttatagaatcaaaaactactgaaccaatcggcgtgaaaatttgcatgtagaggtttttagggccaggaaaggttttagtgatggttagagacccctccccttactaagagggggggctcccatacaaatgaaacacaaatttctgcataattcgagaactaattaagcaaatagaaccaaatttggcatgtgggtgttttcggtgacaagaatttattctagggtaatttgagacccctcccctctttataaggggaattataactcctctcccctttaagagggggggtttccataccaatttcctcataactcgagaactaatcaagcaaatggaaccaaatttggcatgtgaaggttttcaagggcaagaaaattttctatgttgaattaggacccctcctcactttaagagggggggctcctgtacaaatgaaataccaatttcctcataactcgagaactaatcaagcaaatggaaccaaatttggcatgtgtgtgtttttgaagacaaaatttttttctatgatgaattgggacccctccccactttaagaggggggggctcctatacaaacgaaatacaaatttccttataactcgagagctaatccagcaaatggaaccaaatttggcatgtaggtgtttttggaggcaagaatgttttctatgatgaataagaacctctccccactttaggagggggggctcctatacaaatgaaatacaaatttcctcataactcgagaactaatcaagcaaatagaaccaaatttggcatgtgggtgttttcggtgacaagaatttattctatggtaaattgagacccctccctctttataagaggaattgtaactcctctctcctttaagagggggggctgccatacaaatttcctcataactcgaaaactaatcaagcaaattgaaccaactttggcatgtgaaggttttcgagggcaagaaaattttctacggtgaattaggacccctccccactctaagagggggggctcctgtacaaatgaaatacaaatttcctcctaactcgagaactaatcaagcaaatagaacaacatttggcatgtgggtgtttttttttggtgacaagaatttattctatggtgaattgagacccctcccctctttataagaggaattataactcctctcccctttaagaggggggacttccatacaaatttcctcataactcgagaactaatcaagcaaatgcaaccaaatttggcatgtgaaggttttcgagagcaagaaaattttctatggtgaattaggacccctccccactttaagaggaggggctcctgtacaaatgaaatacaaatttcctcataactcgagacctaatcaagcgaattgaaccaaatttggcatgtgtgtgtttttggagacaattttattttcaatgatgaattgggacccctccccactttaggagggggggtcctgtacaaacgagatacaaatttcctcataactcgagaagtaatccagcaaatggaaccaaatttggcgtgtaggtgtttttggaggcaagaattttttctgtgatgaattaggacctcttcccacattaggagggggggctccaatacaaatgaaatacaaatttccccataactcgagaactaatcaagcaaatggaaccaactttggcatgtgaaggttttcgagggcaagaaaattttctacggtgaattaggacccctccccactctaagagggggggctcctgtacaaacgaaatacaaaactcgagaactaatcaagcaaatagaacaacatttggcatgtgggtgtttttggaggcaaccatttttcccatgatgaattaggacttcttacctttttaggagggggggggctcccattcaaacgaaatacaaatttgctcataactttagaactaatcaagcaaatggaaccaaatttagcatgtaggagatttttgagtcttgaatttattttatgatagttagagacctctcacccctgtggtagggggatatggactctcatacaaataaaacagaaattttggcgaaactcaaaaactaatccaacttgagaaattcgagactattccataaaacattaatcaataacaagaccacaaaaactatctatagtaacactagatcattcaggacgagccggtcgcgagtgttgccggtgacccgccgtcggaagcgccgcccactggggggcttgcaaaactcgagaagtgataaagatcatccgagattcatgatttatgtacaacacaggttaatttgtggcaatacgaagtttgtcgggtcagctagtaataataataattgcaaTACGCGGTAACCGACCAAGTTTTCTGCGCTTTAAGGTCTTTATCTTAGTGTAAAGCGTtatcactcatttttcgagatcATTAGGGCAATGACTTTTAGTATAATAAAATACATCAAAGCATAAGTTCTACACAGTATGAAGTATCCTAGGCACTGACAGTATTCATAGCAGAGCAAAGGTGAAAACATCTCCGTCAGTGCATTGGTTGTAAATTGTTCAATAtcaatggtttaaatttttatgGCAACTTACCTCAACCCAGAGAGGTTCGACCGCTTTGGGACACTTTTCGTAAATGCTCAATCCGTGAGAAAAATCTATCACTTCGTCTTCGGTTCCATGGATTACCAAAACTGGTGAACTAATTTTAGACACCTTGTCAATACTAGAAAATAAATCGGCAAATTAATATTTGGAATCAAACTTTTTATTACTCATTTACCTTGGAAACACATCGAAAAACCATGTTCGCTTGGTATTTGGGAATGCTACTCGCATCCCAGACATAAGTGGCGAGTGCAATATCACAGCACCGACATCATACCGGGCAGCGAGATCTACTGTCGGAACTGTTCCAATACTTTGTCCATACAAAATAATATTCTCCGGACTAACTCCGAATCGTGTTCTGAGTGAATGCCATGCAGCATCAATGTCGGCGTATAAATTTTTCTCCGAAGGCTTTCCATTACTTTGACCGTACCCGGAATAATCATAGCTGAAAATGTTGCAGTTGATCCTTAGTCCAAGGCCTAGATAAAAACTACTCATTTGCCCTAAATCCACAGCATTTCCGTGTGAAAATAGTAACGTGTATTTTGCATTCGGAGCACAGCGAACGTAGATACACGACAGTTTATTGCCACGCGAGGTTCGTGTGAAAAATCCTTCCACATTCTCTTTTTCCCGTTCTGAATAGGGCCATTCAGCGCGTTCGTTAAAACTAAGTAAGTATTTTGCCTTGCTTTCATCAATCGGTGTTAGATTGTATGTTGGATCTGGGGGCAAAAAAGCAAGTTTGGCAGCGATTCGGCCAGGAAACGGAGGACAGCAAAACAAACAACACAATTCGCCAAAGCTGAAATAAGCAAGAAAACACAAGTTCGATAATACATTCGCTGATGTTTCActtagaaaaaaagaaaataattaacTTTTAACATGGTATCGACCAGTATccttcaaaaaaattaataatagaTTTTAATGTTACCGTACCTTAAACCATTCATTATTGCACCTGTTCAAGATCTGCTTGAAGCTGTATATACAACACGCCGCACGCTTTAAACGGCAATTGCACCGTTGTGCAAAAATACGATATAAAAAGCTATAAGTTCTGGCACTACGAAACTTATCTAAGGTGATTTTGTCTGGTTGCCTCTTTCCATCATCGATTACTTTATGCCATTATCTACGATACGACAAAATTCTTTCTTAGCTAGCTAGATTACAGTTACTTGATACTTCTTTAAAACATTAATCGTTCTGACAAAATAGGACATATAGTTTCTCTGATCAGATAAATGAAAgtcacaaaaaaacaaccatttTTCATCCTCCCTTCTTCACTCCGAAATAAGATTTCAAATCCGTCTGACATAGGAGACAAAGCCAGCAATAACAGTATGTTTGTACTCCTATTAGCTGTCCGACTTTGCAGTAAATGAACGGAATTCACGATATTGCACTTTTTCCAATACGTTTACCAATATTCACGATTATCCAGTAACTAAACTAAAGAAACATGCGAATTTAAAGAAAAAGATACATTCGCAGCGTACACTGTATCGTCCACAATTTTTACTTCCTTCAGCTCTATcaggtattttcggtattttactATGGAAGTGCACAATTCGCGTGACAAATTTACTGATATTTTCTTCCTCGACTCGATCCTCCATCCTCGTATGCAGGAAAAAGAACGAAGAAAACATTATCACATTTGACAGTTCATTACGACATGTCGTGTAGGTGCGAGCAGGCTTCGAAATCTCTGTTTCTCACGTTTCTTTATAAGCTAGAAGTTCTCTTAGTGAGAGACGAGCGGAACGAAAACTAAAGAGCCGTTTTTTGAGCTAAAACttgagtaatttttcaacgCGGCATATCTGCATAAACACGAACAAACCAGGGGTGAACGAATGACTCGAGAGTCGTTGAAATGAACCGGTTCACCAGGAATAAATGAATATGGGAAATGGGAGTCTCACTAGATAGGGGAAATACTGTTTTATCTGATTTATAACGCATATaagtgttattgaaataaaaaggTATAATTGCCATTTCGTTCCTTAGTTTTGTTTGCTTTACTGTATCCTGAACAGAATAAAATTCGAGGATGTGTACGCGAGTTTGAAAGTTAAAGTAGTTTGCGTTAGATCCGTTAGATGCTAACATGATGGTGTACGAAAAAAGCGGGAAGAAAAGGACCACAAGCAAAGAAGCATTCATTCGGTGATCGATTTCGTGAAAGGACGGACATTTTTCCGGGTACGATTGAACACATTTTATAATACACTGAATACTGTATGTTCTCTTTCACATTTCTTTTCTTGCTAATGAAGTCTCTTCATTTCAATAAATATCGCATGCACCACATATAGTGATTATGGTGTATGTGTTCAACTGTGTTGTCTATAGTTAGTGAGTTTACTGTCATAAGCCTCTATTACATTAGGCGAGTACTAACAAtagggtattttaattttcccaaaaaagtggatttttctatcttatttGATAACCCGTCGTTTCCTGAATCtagcagttctttttttatttcaattaagtcaatattcgatgaaaaaattaataaaaatcaaaactagaatgatttgctgtttgacagatatcaaccaagccgattgattgacttgatgtcagaagttctctccctctcttctatctctctgatagagctcttcattttaaccgagcttttaaagctctcatttgaaacctgtatcgttcgatgaccatagagcttgctaatttacggttgtgttggtggtttgttttcccccagtttgaaaaacgtcatggaaaaaccaacagcagcaacaacaaattgcgtgtacgtatacgcggcatagtgtgcgtacggtagctgtcagcaatctcaatagtgta contains these protein-coding regions:
- the LOC128732735 gene encoding alpha/beta hydrolase domain-containing protein 17B, with the translated sequence MNGLSFGELCCLFCCPPFPGRIAAKLAFLPPDPTYNLTPIDESKAKYLLSFNERAEWPYSEREKENVEGFFTRTSRGNKLSCIYVRCAPNAKYTLLFSHGNAVDLGQMSSFYLGLGLRINCNIFSYDYSGYGQSNGKPSEKNLYADIDAAWHSLRTRFGVSPENIILYGQSIGTVPTVDLAARYDVGAVILHSPLMSGMRVAFPNTKRTWFFDVFPSIDKVSKISSPVLVIHGTEDEVIDFSHGLSIYEKCPKAVEPLWVEGAGHNDVELYNQYLDRLKKFIAIELNN